From a single Coriobacteriaceae bacterium genomic region:
- a CDS encoding potassium/proton antiporter, translating to MNQILLFIGLAIILCLTIKPVGKKLPFPTLLIFIALGMLLGVNGPTHIDFSDYALTETVCSTALLFIMFYGGFNTNIDRAKPVAAPAVLLSTLGVVITAGITGVFAHFALGFDWIGGLLLGSVVASTDAASVFSVLREHSLSLRGGTDSLLEVESGSNDPVAYMLTAVLATLAAGGDINIPALLTKQIILGVGLGLAIGWAAGRLIERAHATAKDAQTIFLFAVAIVAYALPSYLGGNGFLAVYLAGIVLGASDITGKVEMAHFFDTLTEMAEMTIFFLLGLLVTPARLPQMLLPGLALMAFMLYVSRPIAVGVLLAPFKTNPRQVALVSWAGLRGAASVVFSLFAVVAGVPGGHDLFDLVFVIAVSSIVVQGSLLPAVAKKLDMIDATGDVRRTFNDYRDEDGMSFVKLKVGAGHPFAGRSLADIGSATDMLVVLVLRDGAHPVLPNGDTVIQEGDLLVMAAPTFEERAEVTLREVTVTPHGRLAGQRLRDVPQGKHPFIVVMLKREGQTIIPDGNTLIYAGDEVVIATLASY from the coding sequence ATGAACCAGATCCTTCTCTTTATCGGCCTCGCCATCATTTTGTGCCTGACCATCAAACCCGTCGGCAAAAAACTCCCCTTCCCCACCCTGCTCATCTTTATCGCGCTGGGCATGCTGTTGGGCGTCAACGGCCCGACGCATATCGACTTTAGCGACTACGCACTCACCGAAACCGTCTGCAGCACGGCGCTGCTGTTCATCATGTTCTACGGCGGCTTTAACACCAATATCGACCGCGCCAAGCCCGTCGCTGCGCCGGCGGTGCTGCTGAGCACGCTCGGCGTCGTCATCACTGCCGGCATCACCGGCGTGTTCGCCCACTTCGCGCTGGGGTTCGACTGGATCGGTGGCCTGCTGCTGGGATCGGTCGTGGCATCCACCGACGCGGCAAGCGTCTTTAGCGTACTGCGTGAGCACAGCCTGTCGCTGAGAGGTGGCACCGACTCGCTGCTCGAGGTCGAATCGGGCTCCAACGACCCCGTCGCCTACATGCTCACCGCCGTGCTCGCCACACTAGCGGCCGGCGGCGACATCAACATTCCCGCACTGCTGACCAAGCAGATTATCCTGGGCGTGGGCCTGGGCCTTGCCATCGGCTGGGCGGCGGGCCGCCTGATTGAACGCGCGCACGCAACGGCCAAGGACGCGCAGACCATCTTTTTGTTCGCCGTGGCCATCGTCGCCTACGCGCTGCCGAGCTACCTGGGCGGCAACGGCTTTTTGGCTGTATACCTGGCCGGCATTGTGCTGGGTGCGAGCGACATCACCGGCAAGGTCGAGATGGCGCACTTCTTTGACACCCTCACCGAGATGGCCGAGATGACGATCTTCTTCTTGCTCGGCCTGCTCGTCACGCCCGCACGCCTACCACAGATGCTGCTGCCGGGCCTGGCGCTCATGGCGTTTATGCTCTACGTGAGCCGCCCCATCGCCGTCGGCGTGCTCCTGGCGCCCTTTAAGACGAACCCCCGCCAGGTCGCGCTCGTAAGCTGGGCGGGCCTGCGCGGAGCAGCTTCGGTCGTGTTTAGCCTCTTTGCCGTGGTGGCCGGCGTTCCCGGCGGACACGACCTGTTTGACCTGGTGTTTGTGATTGCCGTGTCGAGCATTGTGGTGCAGGGCTCGCTGCTGCCGGCGGTGGCGAAGAAGCTCGATATGATCGATGCGACCGGCGACGTGCGTCGCACCTTTAACGACTACCGCGACGAAGACGGCATGTCGTTCGTCAAGCTCAAAGTAGGCGCTGGACATCCGTTTGCCGGACGCTCGCTCGCCGACATTGGCAGCGCAACGGACATGCTGGTGGTCTTGGTGCTGCGTGACGGCGCCCATCCGGTGCTGCCCAACGGCGATACCGTGATCCAGGAAGGCGATCTGCTGGTGATGGCCGCCCCAACGTTCGAAGAGCGTGCCGAGGTTACGCTGCGCGAGGTCACCGTGACGCCCCACGGTCGCCTGGCCGGCCAGCGCCTGCGCGATGTGCCACAAGGCAAGCATCCGTTTATTGTGGTGATGCTCAAGCGCGAAGGCCAAACGATCATCCCCGACGGCAACACCCTAATATACGCCGGCGACGAAGTCGTCATCGCCACGCTAGCATCGTACTAA
- a CDS encoding L-lactate permease has translation MDVAAFLLALVPIIWLVVMLLCFKWPAWKAAIGSFVLSCLLAFAWWHLPAAQIATASLEGFLMALWPIVLVIIAAVFTYNLCVRTGAMDVIGSMITSISSDRRLLALLVAWCFGGFMEGMAGFGTAVAIPAGMLAGLGFEAVPAVLICLLANGVPTPYGSIGIPTVSVADLVGLDSLHLATVQLVQLAPFFVVMPLFIVLVAGRVADDQGNAASVGERLHGVAGVALLSGVSFVGAALVVAMFVGPELAVVVGSIVSLALTAALAMRAEKSGRLDARFHMNIEAGEKLTVKSALSAWSCFILIFVLLLGTSNLVPAVHAALAPFASHVQVYCGENPGTLTFSWINTPGVWIFLAAFAGGAIQGASPRMMGEVLAATVKQMMPTVITMLSVLGCAKVMGYAGMISSISAFCIAVAGGLYPILAPWIGAVGAFVTGSGTSSGMLFGPIQSQAATALGVSDYWMVALNALGVAAGKMISPQTLAIGLAAVLVRGKDAELLGAVLPYAAGMLVLMSAIAMLGQGLPL, from the coding sequence ATGGACGTCGCCGCATTCTTACTGGCTCTTGTGCCGATTATTTGGCTGGTCGTGATGCTGCTGTGCTTTAAATGGCCAGCTTGGAAGGCCGCTATCGGATCGTTTGTCCTTTCGTGCTTGCTTGCCTTCGCATGGTGGCACCTGCCGGCAGCGCAGATCGCGACCGCCTCGCTCGAAGGTTTTTTGATGGCTCTGTGGCCCATCGTCCTGGTGATCATCGCCGCGGTGTTCACGTATAACCTGTGCGTTCGTACGGGCGCCATGGACGTGATCGGCAGCATGATCACCTCCATCAGCAGCGACCGCCGTCTGCTGGCGCTGCTCGTGGCTTGGTGCTTCGGTGGCTTTATGGAGGGCATGGCCGGCTTCGGTACCGCTGTCGCCATTCCCGCCGGCATGCTCGCGGGCCTGGGCTTTGAGGCCGTGCCTGCCGTGCTCATCTGCCTGCTGGCCAACGGCGTGCCCACGCCCTACGGCTCCATCGGCATCCCCACGGTGTCCGTTGCCGACCTGGTGGGTTTGGATTCCCTTCACCTAGCGACCGTTCAGCTGGTGCAGCTCGCGCCGTTCTTTGTGGTGATGCCGCTATTTATTGTGCTGGTTGCGGGCCGTGTTGCCGATGACCAGGGCAATGCCGCGAGTGTGGGCGAGCGTCTGCACGGTGTTGCCGGCGTGGCGTTGCTCTCCGGCGTGTCGTTTGTCGGCGCGGCTCTGGTCGTTGCCATGTTTGTGGGCCCCGAGCTGGCCGTGGTCGTAGGATCCATCGTTTCGCTCGCGCTGACAGCTGCGCTTGCCATGCGTGCCGAGAAGTCGGGGCGTCTGGACGCACGCTTTCACATGAATATCGAGGCGGGGGAGAAGCTCACCGTTAAGTCGGCGCTTTCGGCCTGGTCGTGCTTCATCCTGATCTTTGTGTTGCTGCTGGGCACGTCTAACCTGGTGCCCGCTGTACATGCCGCGCTCGCGCCGTTTGCGAGCCACGTGCAGGTGTATTGCGGTGAGAATCCCGGTACGCTTACGTTTTCGTGGATCAACACGCCGGGCGTCTGGATTTTCCTGGCGGCGTTTGCCGGCGGTGCCATTCAGGGTGCTTCGCCACGCATGATGGGCGAGGTGCTGGCCGCGACTGTGAAGCAGATGATGCCGACGGTGATCACGATGCTTTCGGTGCTGGGCTGTGCCAAGGTGATGGGCTATGCGGGCATGATCTCTTCGATCAGCGCGTTCTGCATCGCCGTCGCCGGTGGGCTGTACCCGATTCTGGCTCCGTGGATCGGCGCAGTCGGTGCGTTTGTGACCGGCTCGGGCACGTCCTCGGGCATGCTGTTTGGCCCCATTCAGAGCCAGGCTGCCACTGCGCTGGGTGTGAGCGACTACTGGATGGTCGCGTTGAACGCCCTGGGCGTCGCCGCCGGTAAGATGATCTCGCCGCAGACCCTCGCCATTGGTCTTGCCGCCGTGCTCGTGCGCGGTAAGGATGCCGAACTCCTGGGCGCCGTCCTGCCCTACGCCGCCGGCATGCTGGTCCTGATGAGCGCCATAGCCATGCTCGGCCAAGGCCTGCCGCTGTAG
- a CDS encoding serine/threonine protein phosphatase: MAIYVTSDAHGHVRALDEALSKISLTSDDTLYVLGDMIDRGPDPVGVIKLVRSLPNAHVLKGNHEQIMLDAIIGQDPLDAETWDINGGWTTREQLNDMEFEAYEELVRWMAALPLYAVVETAERPYLLVHAGIQTEAARAFLLEHGVDCGDGRGAVDADRELLQQMLAVQSSDDLLWIRHGYWDAPTGLLSAEGKGSVVVSGHTPTVSLGRYCEVGGLAGLDEESGRGQIVRLGGEDTAGVPDRIDIDCAAATGSEFGRVGILRLDDGAEFYANINPGE, from the coding sequence ATGGCGATCTATGTGACATCTGATGCTCACGGGCACGTGCGTGCGCTTGACGAGGCCCTGTCTAAGATCTCTTTGACGTCCGACGACACGCTGTACGTGCTGGGCGACATGATCGATCGCGGGCCCGATCCGGTCGGCGTTATTAAGCTCGTGCGCTCGCTGCCCAACGCCCACGTGCTCAAGGGTAATCACGAGCAGATCATGCTCGATGCCATCATTGGCCAGGATCCGCTCGATGCCGAGACCTGGGATATCAACGGTGGCTGGACGACGCGCGAGCAGCTCAACGACATGGAATTTGAGGCATACGAGGAGCTCGTGCGATGGATGGCCGCGCTGCCGCTCTACGCGGTGGTCGAGACTGCCGAGCGGCCGTACCTGCTGGTGCACGCCGGCATTCAGACCGAGGCGGCGCGTGCGTTTTTGCTTGAGCATGGTGTCGATTGCGGCGACGGCAGGGGAGCGGTCGATGCCGATCGCGAGCTGCTGCAGCAAATGCTCGCCGTACAGTCGTCCGATGACTTGCTCTGGATTCGCCATGGCTATTGGGATGCCCCGACGGGGCTGCTTTCTGCCGAGGGCAAGGGTTCGGTCGTGGTGAGTGGCCACACGCCAACGGTGTCGCTCGGGCGTTATTGCGAGGTCGGTGGTCTTGCGGGGCTCGATGAGGAATCGGGACGAGGGCAGATCGTGCGCTTGGGCGGCGAGGACACTGCCGGCGTGCCCGATCGCATCGATATCGATTGCGCCGCCGCCACCGGCTCCGAGTTCGGTCGCGTGGGCATCCTGCGGCTCGATGATGGGGCGGAGTTCTACGCGAATATCAACCCGGGCGAATAA
- a CDS encoding lipopolysaccharide biosynthesis protein codes for MVNAWWNRLLGAVYGGGFSMQEAEYEEHATSRDYLWNTLGTAVWGMAFPLLTIVSTQLVGAEEAGKFSIAFVTGTLIMIACNYGVRNFQVSDIDEKTSFASYQLNRWLCGALALGCGLTYSSARGYDAQMATIGLGVYLYKVIDGIADVYEGRLQQADKLYLAGMSQTLRSAGIIAVFSVALFLTRSMPIAAMAMGIAAIASLVLVTAPLALLETEKSRRMSLREAGHLFIQCAPLFGALFLFNLIESMPKFVMEGALAYKYQLYFNALFFPAQGILLSIGFIYKPQLLRLSSIWANPRKRRRFDLIIVAVMALIVVITGVCAAFMAGPGIPLMSFMYGLSFERYRTLALLMVVAGGVTAAIDFIYAIITVLRHAGDVTKIYLICFAVSVVLPVILINLLGLMGAVVSYLAIMALLLVLLIIEYAHIRQRIERDRNPYGA; via the coding sequence ATGGTCAACGCTTGGTGGAACCGTCTGCTCGGCGCCGTCTACGGCGGCGGCTTCTCCATGCAGGAAGCGGAATACGAGGAGCACGCCACCAGTCGCGACTATCTTTGGAACACCCTGGGCACCGCCGTATGGGGCATGGCGTTTCCGCTGCTCACCATTGTGTCGACGCAGCTCGTGGGCGCCGAGGAGGCCGGCAAGTTCTCCATCGCCTTTGTTACCGGCACGCTCATCATGATCGCGTGCAACTACGGCGTGCGCAACTTTCAGGTCTCGGACATCGACGAAAAAACCTCCTTCGCCTCCTACCAGCTCAACCGTTGGCTTTGCGGAGCGCTCGCACTAGGCTGCGGCCTCACGTACAGCAGCGCACGCGGCTACGATGCGCAGATGGCCACGATCGGCCTGGGCGTCTACCTCTATAAGGTGATCGACGGCATCGCCGACGTGTACGAGGGCCGCCTGCAGCAGGCCGACAAGCTCTATTTGGCCGGCATGAGCCAAACGCTGCGTTCCGCCGGCATCATCGCGGTCTTTAGCGTGGCACTGTTCCTCACGCGCAGCATGCCCATCGCGGCCATGGCCATGGGCATCGCCGCGATTGCCTCGCTCGTGCTGGTCACCGCCCCGCTCGCCCTGCTCGAGACCGAAAAATCACGCCGCATGAGCCTGCGCGAGGCTGGCCACCTGTTTATCCAGTGCGCCCCGCTCTTTGGCGCACTGTTCCTGTTTAACCTTATCGAGAGCATGCCCAAGTTCGTGATGGAAGGCGCGCTGGCCTACAAGTATCAGCTGTACTTTAATGCCCTGTTCTTTCCGGCGCAGGGAATTTTGTTGAGCATTGGATTTATCTATAAACCGCAGCTCCTGCGTCTGTCGAGCATTTGGGCGAATCCGCGCAAGCGTCGCCGCTTTGACCTGATTATTGTTGCCGTTATGGCGCTGATCGTGGTCATCACCGGCGTGTGCGCCGCATTTATGGCAGGTCCCGGTATTCCCCTCATGAGCTTTATGTACGGTCTCAGCTTTGAACGCTACCGTACGCTGGCGCTGCTGATGGTCGTCGCCGGCGGCGTCACCGCGGCCATCGACTTTATCTACGCCATCATCACGGTGCTGCGCCACGCTGGAGATGTCACCAAGATCTACCTGATCTGCTTTGCCGTGAGCGTGGTGCTCCCGGTGATTCTGATCAATCTGCTCGGCCTGATGGGCGCCGTCGTGAGCTACCTAGCCATCATGGCCCTACTGCTGGTACTGTTGATTATCGAGTACGCCCACATCCGCCAACGCATAGAGAGGGACCGGAATCCGTACGGCGCCTAA